A section of the Pimelobacter simplex genome encodes:
- a CDS encoding DUF2510 domain-containing protein, giving the protein MNDDRPPPPPGWYPHNALRDKEQYWDGNAWTGQLRKKQKRKPAGSKPGAAASPARAQDPKNRGIVGRAMKAADERVEAQKKIVCQFCQEPGGVTVRHFKKDKRLSATRLLGGMVTMGASVAVVGVTKKGHVTRLTCDNCKMTWDLQG; this is encoded by the coding sequence ATGAACGACGATCGACCTCCGCCGCCGCCAGGCTGGTACCCCCACAATGCGCTGCGCGACAAGGAGCAATACTGGGACGGGAACGCCTGGACCGGACAGCTTCGGAAGAAGCAGAAGCGGAAGCCGGCTGGGTCGAAGCCCGGTGCGGCTGCGAGTCCGGCCAGGGCGCAGGATCCGAAGAACCGGGGCATTGTCGGACGGGCGATGAAGGCGGCCGACGAACGCGTCGAGGCCCAGAAGAAGATCGTGTGCCAGTTCTGTCAGGAGCCGGGAGGCGTCACGGTGCGGCACTTCAAGAAGGACAAGCGCCTATCGGCAACGCGGCTGCTGGGTGGAATGGTGACCATGGGTGCCTCGGTCGCCGTCGTGGGAGTGACCAAGAAGGGGCACGTCACCCGCCTGACCTGCGACAACTGCAAGATGACCTGGGACTTGCAGGGCTGA
- a CDS encoding alternate-type signal peptide domain-containing protein, which produces MKKSTKGALAAGAAAVLLMGGAGTLAYWTDTGTVGGTSISTGNLSLENDNCGGWILDKGVSGKEAAYGSQLLVPGDSLTRVCSFQIAASGAHLEATLTTPTSLALTGTLESVATTESVPVSATYVVADDAAGATNPVAVPGTVNTGQNGKYLVATIKIDFPYGTTSVNGNDTQLKSATLDNITVTLTQNNNH; this is translated from the coding sequence ATGAAGAAGTCGACGAAGGGTGCGCTCGCGGCCGGTGCCGCAGCCGTGCTCCTCATGGGCGGCGCGGGCACGCTGGCCTACTGGACCGACACCGGCACCGTCGGTGGCACGTCGATCTCGACCGGCAACCTGTCGCTCGAGAACGACAACTGCGGCGGCTGGATCCTCGACAAGGGCGTCTCCGGCAAGGAGGCCGCCTACGGCAGCCAGCTCCTGGTCCCCGGTGACAGCCTGACCCGGGTCTGCTCGTTCCAGATCGCCGCGAGCGGCGCCCACCTCGAGGCGACGCTGACCACGCCGACCTCGCTGGCGCTCACCGGCACGCTCGAGTCCGTCGCGACGACCGAGTCCGTCCCGGTCAGCGCGACGTACGTCGTGGCCGACGACGCCGCCGGCGCGACCAACCCGGTCGCCGTCCCGGGCACCGTGAACACGGGTCAGAACGGGAAGTACCTGGTCGCCACGATCAAGATCGACTTCCCCTACGGCACGACGAGCGTCAACGGCAACGACACGCAGCTCAAGTCCGCCACGCTCGACAACATCACGGTCACCCTGACCCAGAACAACAACCACTGA
- a CDS encoding AraC family transcriptional regulator, which yields MPDIRHTPIAPTVTRSLAAGGLIDAHRHDDHQIAYAGRGVVTVTTDRGTWVAPATRAIWVPAGTVHAHRAHGRVELHFLGLPTTVNPLGLTSPAVLGVGPLLRELIVACTQEAEVDTPERRRLRAVLLDQLRVSPQQPLHLPMPAHPVLLAVCDLLQADPGDDRTLAGLGRAVGASDRTLSRLFRSELGMTFPQWRTQLRLHRALVLLAEGTPVTTVAHRCGWSSASAFIDVFRRTFGSTPGTYAADG from the coding sequence ATGCCGGATATCCGCCACACCCCGATCGCCCCCACGGTGACCCGTTCGCTCGCAGCGGGTGGGCTGATCGACGCGCACCGGCACGACGACCACCAGATCGCGTACGCCGGCCGCGGCGTCGTCACCGTGACGACCGACCGGGGCACCTGGGTCGCTCCCGCCACCCGCGCGATCTGGGTGCCCGCGGGCACCGTCCACGCGCACCGCGCCCACGGTCGCGTCGAGCTGCACTTCCTCGGCCTGCCGACGACGGTCAACCCGCTGGGCCTGACCTCGCCCGCGGTGCTCGGCGTCGGGCCGCTGCTGCGCGAGCTGATCGTGGCCTGCACCCAGGAGGCCGAGGTGGACACCCCGGAGCGCCGCCGGTTGCGCGCCGTCCTCCTCGACCAGCTCCGGGTCTCGCCGCAGCAGCCCCTGCACCTGCCGATGCCCGCGCACCCGGTGCTGCTCGCGGTCTGCGACCTCCTGCAGGCGGACCCGGGCGACGACCGGACGCTCGCGGGCCTCGGCCGCGCGGTCGGCGCCAGCGACCGCACGCTCTCCCGGCTCTTCCGCAGCGAGCTGGGCATGACGTTCCCGCAGTGGCGGACCCAGCTGCGCCTGCACCGCGCGCTCGTGCTGCTCGCCGAGGGCACCCCGGTCACCACCGTCGCGCACCGGTGCGGCTGGTCCTCGGCGAGCGCGTTCATCGACGTCTTCCGCCGTACGTTCGGCAGCACGCCCGGTACCTACGCGGCCGACGGCTGA
- the pdxS gene encoding pyridoxal 5'-phosphate synthase lyase subunit PdxS, with protein sequence MSEQQEHGTTRVKRGMAEMLKGGVIMDVVTPEQAKIAEDAGAVAVMALERVPADIRAQGGVSRMSDPDMIDGIIAAVSIPVMAKARIGHFAEAQVLQSLGVDYIDESEVLTPADYANHIDKWNFTVPFVCGATNLGEALRRITEGAAMIRSKGEAGTGDVSNAVTHMRTIRAEIRRLGAQAEDELYVAAKELQAPYDLVVEVARTGKLPVVLFTAGGIATPADAAMMMQLGAEGVFVGSGIFKSGNPAQRAEAIVKATTFHDDPDVVAKVSRGLGEAMVGINVDEPARSIQFAERGW encoded by the coding sequence ATGAGCGAGCAGCAGGAGCACGGCACCACCCGGGTCAAGCGCGGCATGGCCGAGATGCTCAAGGGGGGTGTGATCATGGACGTGGTCACCCCTGAGCAGGCCAAGATCGCCGAGGACGCCGGCGCGGTCGCGGTGATGGCGTTGGAGCGGGTCCCGGCCGACATCCGCGCCCAGGGCGGGGTGTCGCGGATGAGCGACCCGGACATGATCGACGGCATCATCGCGGCGGTCTCGATCCCGGTGATGGCCAAGGCCCGGATCGGGCACTTCGCCGAGGCCCAGGTCCTGCAGTCGTTGGGTGTGGACTACATCGACGAGTCCGAGGTGCTGACCCCGGCCGACTACGCCAACCACATCGACAAGTGGAACTTCACGGTCCCGTTCGTGTGCGGTGCGACCAACCTGGGCGAGGCGCTGCGCCGGATCACCGAGGGCGCGGCGATGATCCGCTCCAAGGGCGAGGCCGGTACCGGTGACGTGTCGAACGCGGTGACCCACATGCGCACCATCCGCGCCGAGATCCGCCGCCTCGGCGCACAGGCCGAGGACGAGCTGTACGTCGCGGCCAAGGAGCTCCAGGCGCCCTATGACCTGGTGGTCGAGGTCGCCCGGACCGGCAAGCTCCCGGTGGTGCTGTTCACCGCCGGCGGGATCGCGACCCCGGCGGACGCGGCGATGATGATGCAGCTCGGCGCCGAGGGTGTGTTCGTGGGCTCGGGGATCTTCAAGTCGGGCAACCCGGCCCAGCGGGCCGAGGCGATCGTGAAGGCCACGACCTTCCACGACGACCCTGATGTGGTCGCGAAGGTCTCGCGTGGTCTGGGTGAGGCGATGGTCGGCATCAACGTCGACGAGCCCGCCCGCTCGATCCAGTTCGCCGAGCGCGGCTGGTGA
- a CDS encoding tyrosine-type recombinase/integrase — MRHTAPTTYDTREDAEAWLTDERRLISAGTWAPPAVRRAERDAAARASTFASFTDYATAWIEERRVKGRPLAAKTRDHYTDLLGRYLTPAFGTLPIDQITPEVVSEWYDAFKPAGSRKGNRAKGKDAGATARAHTYSFGRAVMNTAISAHGPLVGRVNPFAIRGGGSSPGRRREELATAEEVKVMLATIRPDWRALIELGLWTGLRYGEIVGLRRADIDLTRRVVRVRYSIARTKSEGVIQKGTKSDAGERDQRIPANLVPVLLDHLKNHVAKGRTALLFPSATGKHLAPSAFYGKPLKSGGNGWYAAREAAGHPSLHFHDLRATGATLFAQQGATEAEIMAWLGDSTPQAAQRYVRAARSRMDMLTNKMSEVATAGEW, encoded by the coding sequence GTGCGGCACACCGCACCCACCACCTACGACACCCGCGAAGACGCCGAGGCGTGGCTGACCGACGAGCGCCGGCTCATCTCGGCGGGGACCTGGGCGCCCCCTGCAGTCCGTCGGGCCGAGCGCGACGCAGCAGCGCGCGCCTCCACGTTCGCCTCGTTCACCGACTACGCCACGGCATGGATCGAGGAGCGCCGCGTCAAGGGTCGCCCGCTCGCAGCGAAGACCCGCGACCACTACACCGACCTCCTGGGCCGCTACCTCACCCCGGCCTTCGGGACGTTGCCCATCGACCAGATCACGCCCGAGGTCGTGAGCGAGTGGTACGACGCCTTCAAGCCGGCAGGCAGCCGCAAGGGCAACCGCGCCAAGGGCAAGGACGCCGGCGCAACGGCCCGGGCCCACACCTACTCGTTCGGCCGGGCCGTGATGAACACCGCCATCAGCGCGCACGGCCCGCTCGTCGGGCGCGTGAACCCGTTCGCGATCCGCGGCGGTGGCTCCTCCCCCGGTCGTCGACGCGAAGAGTTGGCGACTGCGGAGGAGGTCAAGGTCATGCTGGCGACCATCCGCCCCGACTGGCGCGCGCTCATCGAGCTCGGGCTGTGGACCGGCCTGCGCTACGGGGAGATCGTTGGCCTGCGACGTGCCGACATCGACCTGACCCGCCGGGTGGTGCGCGTCCGATACTCGATCGCACGAACGAAGAGCGAGGGCGTGATCCAGAAGGGCACTAAGTCCGACGCCGGAGAGCGCGACCAGCGCATCCCCGCGAACCTGGTCCCGGTCCTCCTCGATCATCTCAAGAACCACGTCGCGAAGGGCCGCACCGCCCTGCTGTTCCCGTCAGCCACTGGGAAGCACCTGGCGCCGTCGGCGTTCTACGGCAAGCCGCTCAAGTCGGGTGGCAACGGCTGGTACGCCGCACGCGAGGCTGCGGGGCACCCGTCGCTGCACTTCCACGACCTGCGGGCAACCGGCGCCACCCTGTTCGCCCAGCAGGGAGCCACTGAAGCCGAGATCATGGCGTGGCTGGGCGACTCGACTCCCCAGGCAGCACAGCGCTACGTCCGCGCGGCCCGGTCCCGGATGGACATGCTCACCAACAAGATGAGCGAGGTCGCCACCGCGGGAGAGTGGTAG
- a CDS encoding helix-turn-helix domain-containing protein: protein MAERPIVSESDLQVLDSMDAVELGQRIRQARRARGLTQREIAEPEFSVPYISRIEAGERRPSTAALSHFASRMGMTLPELMRQDGEVNVGLQDALARRVAIATSTWLRSPSDKSAHDAMTDAVALWDLAVSGNSWR from the coding sequence ATGGCCGAACGCCCCATCGTCAGCGAGAGCGACCTGCAGGTCCTGGACAGCATGGACGCCGTCGAGCTGGGTCAGCGGATCCGGCAGGCACGCCGAGCGCGCGGCCTCACGCAGCGCGAGATCGCCGAGCCAGAGTTCTCGGTGCCCTACATCTCCCGGATCGAAGCGGGAGAACGCCGGCCCAGTACCGCTGCGCTTTCGCACTTCGCCAGCCGGATGGGGATGACGCTCCCGGAGCTGATGCGCCAGGACGGCGAGGTCAACGTCGGGCTGCAGGATGCGCTGGCACGACGGGTAGCGATCGCCACCTCTACCTGGCTGCGCTCCCCCTCCGACAAGTCGGCCCACGACGCCATGACCGACGCCGTGGCCCTCTGGGATCTGGCAGTATCGGGCAACTCTTGGCGATAA
- the pgsA gene encoding phosphatidylinositol phosphate synthase translates to MLERFKEFWAGTILHPFVRLFIRLGISPDAVTLVGTLGVSAGALIFFPRGELLIGVLFITAFVFSDLIDGRMAREMGRVSKFGAFWDSTLDRIGDGAIFGGLALYFAGTGANQGDSYLYLCVTLWCLVMGSVTSYARARAESLGMDAKGGIAERADRLVSILVMTGLGALLDLPILMHVTLWALAAASTYTVIFRVLKVRRQALALDAAAAASPEGETDS, encoded by the coding sequence GTGTTGGAACGCTTCAAGGAGTTCTGGGCGGGCACGATCCTGCACCCGTTCGTGCGGCTGTTCATCCGGCTGGGGATCAGCCCCGACGCGGTGACGCTGGTCGGCACGCTCGGCGTCAGCGCCGGCGCGCTGATCTTCTTCCCGCGCGGTGAGCTCCTCATCGGCGTCCTGTTCATCACCGCCTTCGTCTTCAGCGACCTGATCGACGGGCGGATGGCCCGCGAGATGGGCCGGGTCTCCAAGTTCGGCGCGTTCTGGGACTCCACGCTCGACCGGATCGGCGACGGCGCGATCTTCGGCGGTCTCGCCCTCTACTTCGCCGGCACCGGCGCGAACCAGGGCGACAGCTACCTCTACCTGTGCGTGACCCTGTGGTGCCTGGTGATGGGCTCGGTCACGTCGTACGCCCGGGCCCGCGCCGAGTCGCTCGGCATGGACGCCAAGGGCGGCATCGCCGAGCGCGCCGACCGCCTCGTCTCGATCCTCGTGATGACCGGTCTGGGGGCGCTCCTGGACCTGCCGATCCTCATGCACGTCACGCTCTGGGCGCTCGCCGCGGCCAGCACGTACACGGTGATCTTCCGGGTCCTGAAGGTACGCCGGCAGGCGCTCGCCCTCGATGCCGCCGCGGCGGCGTCCCCCGAGGGCGAGACCGATTCCTGA
- a CDS encoding DUF4232 domain-containing protein — MRSSYRLALLAGLTCTLALVVSACGTDDGGDGATPAGGTTSPGSGTPASGSSERMSAGASESAAGPQACTAAQLSLLVRPAEGGGAAGSQYTEVVLTNSSDQTCTTGGFGGVSYVGGGDGTQIGAPATRVDEDQVETLTLEPGEAAVQVLRETRAENYSRADCDPVAVDGLRIYPPNETHSLYAAHPTTGCVNRSIELLSVEPYHAA, encoded by the coding sequence ATGAGGTCCTCCTACCGGCTCGCCCTGCTGGCGGGCCTGACGTGCACCCTGGCCCTCGTCGTCAGCGCCTGCGGAACCGACGACGGCGGGGACGGCGCCACCCCCGCAGGCGGTACGACGTCCCCCGGCTCCGGCACCCCGGCCAGCGGCAGCAGCGAGCGGATGAGCGCCGGCGCGAGCGAGTCGGCGGCCGGCCCCCAGGCCTGCACGGCGGCCCAGCTCTCGTTGCTGGTGCGCCCGGCCGAGGGCGGGGGAGCAGCCGGCTCGCAGTACACCGAGGTGGTGCTGACCAACAGCAGCGACCAGACCTGCACGACGGGCGGCTTCGGCGGGGTGTCCTACGTCGGGGGCGGCGACGGCACCCAGATCGGCGCGCCCGCCACCCGGGTCGACGAGGACCAGGTCGAGACGCTGACGCTCGAGCCGGGGGAGGCCGCCGTGCAGGTGCTGCGCGAGACCCGGGCCGAGAACTACTCCCGTGCCGACTGCGACCCGGTGGCCGTCGACGGGCTGCGGATCTACCCGCCCAACGAGACCCACTCGCTCTACGCCGCCCACCCGACGACGGGCTGCGTGAACCGGTCGATCGAGCTCCTGTCGGTCGAGCCGTACCACGCGGCCTGA
- the thrS gene encoding threonine--tRNA ligase — protein MSEIKVAVLSADARQDSTVTTGTKAWELFRDDADVIAARVGGQLKDLSYELADGDEVEGVAIDSPDGLDILRHSTAHVLAQAVQQVFPDAKLGIGPPIQDGFYYDFDVETPFVPEDLVKLESAMRKIIKENQRFERRVTTDEDALVELADEPYKLELIGLKGNAADAAEGASAEVGAGELTIYDNINRKGEVAWKDLCRGPHLPTTKRIPAFKLMRSAAAYWRGDEKNKQLQRIYGTAWPSKEALEEHLHRLEEAERRDHRKLGRELDLFSFPDEIGSGLPVFHPKGGVIKREMEDYVRRRHIEEGFSYVGTPHITKDGVFHTSGHLPYYADTMFPPMEFEGANYQLKAMNCPMHNLIFSSRGRSYRELPLRLFEFGSVYRYEKSGVIHGLTRVRGFAQDDSHSYCTPGQAPAEVKHLLDFMLSVLRDFGLDDFYLELSTRDDSKPDKFVGSDEDWAVATAVLEQVAAESGLDLVPDPGGAAFYGPKISVQAKDAIGRTWQMGTVQYDFNQPARFGLEYTSPDGSKQQPVMIHSAKFGSIERFLGVLVEHYAGAFPPWLAPVQVVGIPVADTFTDYLYEITDQLKARGIRVEVDESDDRFQKKIRNAQLQKIPFMLIAGGEDVDKGAVSFRYRDGRQDNGVPIAEAIERVVAAVASHEQV, from the coding sequence GTGTCCGAGATCAAGGTCGCCGTTCTGTCTGCCGATGCGCGCCAGGACTCGACGGTCACCACGGGCACGAAGGCCTGGGAGCTGTTCCGGGACGACGCCGACGTCATCGCCGCGCGCGTCGGCGGCCAGCTCAAGGACCTGTCCTACGAGCTCGCCGACGGTGACGAGGTCGAGGGGGTCGCGATCGACAGCCCCGACGGGCTCGACATCCTGCGCCACTCGACCGCGCACGTGCTCGCCCAGGCCGTGCAGCAGGTCTTCCCCGACGCCAAGCTCGGCATCGGCCCGCCGATCCAGGACGGCTTCTACTACGACTTCGACGTCGAGACCCCGTTCGTGCCCGAGGACCTGGTCAAGCTCGAGTCCGCGATGCGCAAGATCATCAAGGAGAACCAGCGCTTCGAGCGCCGGGTCACCACCGACGAGGACGCGCTGGTCGAGCTGGCCGACGAGCCCTACAAGCTCGAGCTGATCGGCCTCAAGGGCAATGCCGCCGACGCGGCCGAGGGCGCGAGCGCCGAGGTCGGTGCGGGCGAGCTGACCATCTACGACAACATCAACCGCAAGGGCGAGGTGGCCTGGAAGGACCTCTGCCGCGGGCCGCACCTGCCGACCACCAAGCGGATCCCGGCGTTCAAGCTGATGCGCAGCGCCGCGGCCTACTGGCGCGGCGACGAGAAGAACAAGCAGCTCCAGCGCATCTACGGCACCGCCTGGCCGAGCAAGGAGGCGCTCGAGGAGCACCTGCACCGGCTCGAGGAGGCCGAGCGCCGCGACCACCGCAAGCTGGGCCGTGAGCTCGACCTGTTCAGCTTCCCCGACGAGATCGGCTCGGGCCTGCCGGTCTTCCACCCCAAGGGTGGCGTGATCAAGCGCGAGATGGAGGACTACGTCCGCCGCCGGCACATCGAGGAGGGCTTCTCCTACGTCGGCACGCCGCACATCACCAAGGACGGCGTGTTCCACACCTCGGGGCACCTGCCGTACTACGCCGACACGATGTTCCCGCCGATGGAGTTCGAGGGCGCGAACTACCAGCTCAAGGCGATGAACTGCCCGATGCACAACCTGATCTTCAGCAGCCGCGGGCGCTCCTACCGCGAGCTGCCGCTGCGCCTGTTCGAGTTCGGCAGCGTCTACCGCTACGAGAAGTCCGGCGTCATCCACGGCCTGACCCGGGTCCGCGGGTTCGCCCAGGACGACTCGCACTCCTACTGCACCCCCGGGCAGGCGCCGGCCGAGGTCAAGCACCTGCTGGACTTCATGCTCAGCGTGCTGCGCGACTTCGGGCTCGACGACTTCTACCTCGAGCTCTCGACCCGCGACGACTCCAAGCCCGACAAGTTCGTCGGCAGCGACGAGGACTGGGCGGTCGCGACCGCGGTCCTCGAGCAGGTCGCCGCCGAGTCCGGGCTCGACCTCGTGCCCGACCCGGGCGGCGCGGCGTTCTACGGCCCCAAGATCTCGGTCCAGGCCAAGGACGCCATAGGCCGCACCTGGCAGATGGGCACGGTCCAGTACGACTTCAACCAGCCCGCGCGCTTCGGCCTGGAGTACACCTCGCCCGACGGCTCCAAGCAGCAGCCGGTGATGATCCACTCGGCGAAGTTCGGCTCGATCGAGCGCTTCCTCGGCGTCCTCGTCGAGCACTACGCCGGCGCCTTCCCTCCGTGGCTCGCGCCGGTGCAGGTCGTCGGGATCCCCGTCGCGGACACCTTCACCGACTACCTCTACGAGATCACCGACCAGCTCAAGGCGCGGGGGATCCGGGTCGAGGTCGACGAGTCCGACGACCGCTTCCAGAAGAAGATCCGCAACGCCCAGCTGCAGAAGATCCCGTTCATGCTCATCGCCGGTGGCGAGGACGTGGACAAGGGCGCGGTCAGCTTCCGCTACCGCGACGGCCGCCAGGACAACGGCGTCCCGATCGCCGAGGCGATCGAGCGCGTCGTGGCGGCCGTGGCGAGCCACGAGCAGGTCTAG
- a CDS encoding TetR/AcrR family transcriptional regulator yields the protein MTSDDVAPEVLDGRRRRWQEHNQVRRQVIIDAAIAVLESQAPGEDVQVQAVADEANMSRTVIYRHFEDRSDLDRAVQRQICENVGNELLPALSYDGTPDQIIHRIVGSFVRWAEAHPTLYWFAERDLSGWGPSPLGQAVEQVAEGIEGIMAIVVAALGVELSEDDKAALDPWVFGMIGAVFAAVRRWLERDLRQPGIEACINILAESIWLQINGMALSRGLNLPDLPVADLLQALQPGGEE from the coding sequence ATGACTTCGGACGACGTCGCCCCCGAGGTGCTCGACGGACGGCGCCGACGCTGGCAGGAGCACAACCAGGTGCGCCGCCAGGTCATCATCGACGCGGCGATCGCCGTCCTGGAGAGCCAGGCGCCCGGTGAGGACGTCCAGGTCCAGGCCGTCGCCGACGAGGCGAACATGAGCCGCACGGTCATCTACCGGCACTTCGAGGACCGCTCCGACCTCGACCGCGCGGTGCAGCGCCAGATCTGCGAGAACGTCGGCAACGAGCTGCTCCCCGCGCTGTCCTACGACGGCACGCCGGACCAGATCATCCACCGCATCGTCGGCAGCTTCGTGCGGTGGGCCGAGGCGCACCCGACGCTCTACTGGTTCGCCGAGCGCGACCTGTCCGGCTGGGGCCCGAGTCCGCTGGGCCAGGCCGTCGAGCAGGTCGCCGAGGGCATCGAGGGGATCATGGCGATCGTCGTCGCCGCGCTCGGCGTCGAGCTGAGCGAGGACGACAAGGCCGCCCTCGACCCGTGGGTCTTCGGCATGATCGGCGCGGTCTTCGCGGCCGTGCGGCGCTGGCTCGAGCGCGACCTGCGCCAGCCCGGCATCGAGGCGTGCATCAACATCCTGGCCGAGTCGATCTGGCTCCAGATCAACGGCATGGCGCTCTCGCGCGGGCTCAACCTGCCCGACCTGCCCGTCGCGGACCTGCTCCAGGCGCTCCAGCCCGGAGGTGAGGAGTGA
- a CDS encoding MFS transporter, which yields MRSPRTIGLLALGHACVDIYQGAVAALVPFFIAERDYTYAAASGIVLAASLLSSIAQPVFGALTDRWALPWLVPVSTFVGGLGIALSGVSGSYALTLGFAAVSGIGVAAYHPESARLARIASAGSHRAMALFSTGGNIGFALAPLLVAAFVATGGLALTPFLVLPALAGIAVTLPVLSTLARRRAAGSEEHLPTGPDDVASFVRLSLAVVFRSIAFVGLSTFIALYADQRIGGVPAAGTVALFVLYAGGIVGSLVGGSLAHRWDRVTVSRWSYGLSTLAVAGVVVVPGPPMYLFVALTSIGLYVPFSLQVTLGQDYLPSRVGTASGITLGLTVSIGGLASPAIGALADATSLQVALAPLALMPLLTWALYRTLHDPAPPQQPAAPSAELSPAAP from the coding sequence GTGAGATCCCCACGAACCATCGGCCTGCTCGCCCTCGGGCACGCGTGCGTCGACATCTACCAGGGCGCGGTCGCCGCGCTCGTCCCGTTCTTCATCGCCGAGCGCGACTACACCTACGCCGCGGCGTCGGGCATCGTGCTCGCCGCCTCGCTGCTCTCCTCGATCGCGCAGCCGGTCTTCGGAGCCCTGACCGACCGGTGGGCCCTGCCCTGGCTCGTGCCGGTCAGCACCTTCGTCGGCGGCCTCGGCATCGCCCTCAGCGGCGTGAGCGGGTCGTACGCCCTCACGCTCGGGTTCGCGGCCGTGTCCGGCATCGGCGTGGCGGCGTACCACCCGGAGTCGGCGCGGCTGGCCCGGATCGCGAGTGCGGGCAGCCACCGCGCGATGGCGCTGTTCTCGACCGGCGGCAACATCGGCTTCGCCCTCGCGCCGCTGCTCGTCGCCGCCTTCGTGGCGACGGGCGGGCTGGCGCTGACGCCCTTCCTGGTGCTGCCCGCCCTGGCCGGCATCGCGGTGACGCTGCCCGTGCTCAGCACGCTGGCCCGGCGGCGCGCGGCCGGGAGCGAGGAGCACCTCCCCACCGGCCCGGACGACGTCGCCTCGTTCGTGCGCCTCTCCCTCGCCGTGGTCTTCCGCTCGATCGCCTTCGTCGGCCTCAGCACCTTCATCGCGCTGTACGCCGACCAGCGGATCGGCGGCGTCCCCGCAGCCGGCACCGTCGCCCTGTTCGTGCTCTACGCCGGCGGCATCGTCGGCTCCCTGGTCGGCGGCTCGCTGGCCCACCGCTGGGACCGGGTCACCGTGTCGCGGTGGTCCTACGGCCTCAGCACGCTCGCGGTCGCCGGCGTCGTCGTGGTGCCGGGCCCACCGATGTACCTGTTCGTCGCGCTGACCTCGATCGGCCTCTACGTGCCGTTCTCGCTCCAGGTCACGCTCGGGCAGGACTACCTGCCCTCACGGGTCGGCACCGCCAGTGGCATCACGCTCGGCCTGACCGTCAGCATCGGCGGCCTCGCCAGCCCCGCGATCGGCGCGCTGGCTGACGCCACGAGCCTGCAGGTCGCGCTCGCCCCGCTCGCGCTGATGCCGCTGCTCACCTGGGCGCTCTACCGGACCCTGCACGACCCGGCGCCTCCGCAGCAGCCGGCCGCGCCGTCCGCCGAGCTCTCCCCTGCGGCGCCCTAG
- a CDS encoding HIT family protein, whose amino-acid sequence MAYVRGEEGEADRPAHVEPRPACPFCRITRDPATSTDDDLVVVRGETAYVVLNLYPYNPGHLMVLPYRHVADYLDLDDAETDEVTALTKAALRTIREVSQPHAFNVGLNLGGAAGGSLSGHLHQHVVPRWSGDANFMTVIGGTKTLPQLLGETRDLLAAAWR is encoded by the coding sequence ATGGCCTACGTGCGCGGTGAGGAGGGCGAGGCCGACCGGCCCGCCCACGTCGAGCCCCGGCCGGCGTGCCCGTTCTGCCGGATCACCCGGGACCCCGCGACCTCGACCGACGACGACCTGGTCGTGGTGCGCGGCGAGACGGCGTACGTCGTGCTCAACCTCTACCCCTACAACCCGGGGCACCTGATGGTGCTGCCCTACCGCCACGTCGCCGACTACCTCGACCTCGACGACGCCGAGACCGACGAGGTCACCGCGCTGACCAAGGCGGCCCTGCGCACGATCCGCGAGGTCTCCCAGCCCCACGCCTTCAACGTCGGGCTCAACCTCGGGGGAGCGGCCGGCGGCTCGCTCTCGGGTCACCTGCACCAGCACGTCGTGCCGCGCTGGTCCGGCGACGCCAACTTCATGACGGTGATCGGCGGGACCAAGACGCTGCCCCAGCTGCTCGGCGAGACCCGTGACCTCCTCGCCGCCGCCTGGCGATAG